In the Carboxydothermus hydrogenoformans Z-2901 genome, AATTTTTCGCGCTTCTTCCACGGTACTATCCACAGTCACAAATTTCACCGGCCAGCTCATAATTTCTCTAACGGTTTTTGCGGGAATCTTAAAATTATTAAGCAATTTTAAAGCTATTTCTAAAACTTCTTGAACATCCCTATCTTTAAGGGTTAAAGAAACCGCCTGCGGGTGTCCTTTGACCCCAAGGCCGTATAAAATTGAACGTAAATCAATCTCTTCCTTGGTAGAACGGCCAACTAAATGCACCGTTTTACCCATCTGCACGGCCATGATAAGGACATCCGGCCGGTGCATTTCCATTAAATAGCTGGCCATAAAAGATAGCCCGGGTAAATAATCATCGGCTCTGGCCCAGGTGGCAAGGTAAAAAAAGCCCTTGCTTTCTTCGGTGACAGCATTATTTAAAAGTTCTTTTAACAAAAACTCCTGTTCCCGGGAAAGCGGTCTTTTTATAAACCGGTTCACTACTTCCAAGTTGACCCCGAAATTAAATAAATAGGCTAACGCTTCAATATCCTCTTTGGTAGTAGAGGGATACAACAACCCTCCCGTATCCTGATAAATTCCCAAAGCCATAACCGTAGCTTCAACCGAGGAAATCTCTATCCCTAATTCTTTTAATTTTTGTATTAACAGGGTAACAGTCGCTCCCGTGGGCTTTACAAATTTTTCAGCAAGATAAGGCTTTAAATCGGGAGCTAAAGGATGATGGTCATAAAGGATAATTTTCAGATTTTCGTTTAGATAATGCCGGATATGAGAAAAGCGGGAAAGTTCCGAACTATCCACCAGGATTAGCCTTTTTACATCCCTGGGGGTAGTTATTTTTTTCTGAATCTTTAAGCTATCTTTATAAAGAGCAAGAAACTCCTCCACTGCTGGCAAAACCTTGGCCGGCAAAAGAAGATTTGCCTGGGGAAATAAAATCCCCGCAGCAACCATTGATGCTAAACCGTCAAAATCCATATTGTGATGGGTAGTAATTAAATCCATAATTTCCTCCGTTACACTTAATCTATATAATTATACCATAAAACGTTAACTAAGTACTCTTTCTCTTTTTGATAATGGTTAAAAGTAATAAGATGTAGGGAAAAATTACTTCAAGAAAAAATGCCAACCAGGATAAGGTTCCCAGGTCATCCTTTACTTCGGCAATATTTTGAGGAGCAATAGCCCAAAAAAATACTAAAAGCAAGATTGGAGCCGTTAAATGCCGGTAATCTTTTTGCCCAAAGGCCTTACGTAACACTAACAGCGCAGCAAAAATATTAAGTCCCGCCACCGTGAAAATTGCCGTCATCCAGCCACCAATTAGTAAGCTATCCAAGCGGTAAACAACATACCCGATATTTAACATTTTGATTATCTCATAGGAGGGATAACGCATCCGTGCTAACGATTCCGGTCCAAAAATCATTAGACCTACTAAACATACAGCTGCATAAATTAAAGTTACAAGCCCCATACCTACGACCGAGGCTTTTATCCCGTCTTTCAAGTCACGGAAATCTTTGGCAAAATATAAAAAAATACTAAAACCTGAAAAGGAAAATACACTACCAAAAATACCTTTTAAAAGATTAATTTCGGGATTTATTACCGGCTTTAAATATTCTACCTCCCATTTATTAATGATAAAAAACGTTACTACAAACAGTAAGGCAAGTTTTATAAACATAAAGATCACATTTATATTTTTCACCGTTTCGTAACCGGAGTTACAAAAATAAAAAAATAATAAAAGGAATAACATTATCATTATGTAAGTCGGCGTTTCTTCTAAAAGCGTATCTGCCGCAAAATCGGTAAAAACCCTGAGAACCAAGCTTGCCAACCAGAGAAAATAATAAACAAAAATAAGGGCAAAAAAACGACTTAAAAATTTACCGTAAAGCTTTTCCCCGTACTCGATAAAAGTTTGGTCTGGCCAATAACTTTGGACAACAACTATCGTTAAAAGTGAAAGAAAGTTTATAAATCCCCCGGGAAAAATGAGCAACCAGCCGGAACTCTTGGCAGCCTCAGCCATTACTGCCGGCAACGAGATAATGCCCGATCCTACCGTTGCACCTATTATTAAAGCTACTCCTTCTCCCCAGCTAATTTTCATAAAAAAACCTCCTGATTCTAACCAATAGTATGGAAGAATCAAGAGGTTTTTATTCTAATACATGGTAACTACCTTGCGCGTTTTTAAATGGGCGGGGATTAAATCGTGGCTTAACAGGTCGTCATAAGTTTCTCGGCGAACAATCAGCTCCGCCTTTCCCCCACCAACTAAAACCATGGCCGGTCGGGGTAAACGGTTATAATTCATCGCCATGGAATAGTTGTAAGCTCCGGTATTGCTAACCAATAAAAGGTCTCCCGGCTTAATTTCCGCCAATTCAATATCCCAAATCAACATATCCCCTGACTCACAGCACTTACCGGCAATTGAAACTAACTTGACCGGCTGGTCGTTAGCTTTATTTGCCACTATTGCTTCGTACTTAGCCTGATATAATGCCGGTCGGGGATTGTCACCCATCCCACCGTCCACCGCAACATAGGTTCTAATTCCCGGGATATCTTTAATTGCCCCAATCGTGTATAACGTACTTCCCGCGGGACCGGCAATTGAACGTCCCGGCTCTACTATCACCTTTGGTACTTTAAGTCCGAGTTTTTGGCACTGACTTTCTAAAGTTGTAAAAATAGTCTCCGCCATTGCCGCCACCGTAGGAGGGTTATCACCTTCAGCATAGTAAATACCAAGACCGCCGCCTAAATCCAATTCTTCCGTCATAAAACCGGTAGCTTTAAATACTTCAGCCATAAAGGCGGTCATGACTTCTACCGTGTGAGCAAAAGACTCAAGTTCAAAGATTTGCGAGCCTATATGACAGTGAAAACCTTTTAATTCAATTCCGTCCAGTTCCAAGGCCCTTTGGGCCGCATCCATTGCCTGACCGGTTTCAATGGGAAAACCAAATTTACTGTCAATTTGCCCGGTTTTAATATACTCATGGGTATGGGCCTCAATCCCGGGACTAACCCTTAATAATATTGGTTGCCGTACTTTATAGCTTTTTGCAATGTCATTTAAAAGATACAGTTCGTAAAGATTATCCACCACAAAGCGGCCTACTCCGGCTTCAACTCCAAGCCTGATTTCCTCAGGGCTTTTGTTGTTGCCATGGAAATACACCTTGTGCAAAGGAAAGTCTGCTTTTATAGCAGTATAAAGTTCGCCACCGGACACCACATCAAGCCCCAAACCCTCTTCTTCAACTAAACGGCAAATTGCAGTAGTTAAAAGGGTTTTTCCCGCATAAATCGCCAGTGACCCGGGGTGTTTTTGGGTGAAGTTTTGGTAGTATTCCCGGCAGTTTTTTCGAAATTCTTCCTCATCTAAAATATAAAGTGGAGTACCGAACTCCCGGGCCAAATCTACCGTATCGACACCGCCTATTTCTAAATGACCTTTTTCATTTACCCTCATCGTACCGGTAAAACGCATGCCATCTCTCCCCCTTATAAATAATAAAATATTGCGGGCCCTTGGTATTTCCCCAAAGACCCGCAATTGGCATGCGGCAATAGCGAGGAAATACCTCAGCTCCCAGCAAGGTAGCGCTCCACCCGCTAAAACGGGTGACAGTCCTATACCTGTTCGGCATAGGCCCAACCCCTTACGTCCGCTACCGTAAGGGATTTCGGCGAAGGCCCCTTTCACCGGGCAGCATTAACCTGCGGGGTTTTTGCCCGGTTACTCTTGACCATCCGCACCTCTACCTCACCTCAAAGAGATGAGGTATTAGCGTATTAAGTTTTAATTGCCCTTTACTTTTAATAACTATAACATTAAACTTCTAAGTTCGTCAACCTATCCCCGCTAATTTTTTGTTATTCATCTGACTGTAACGGCCGCAGCGGTCATTTAAATAACCCACTACCTCGTAATCTTCATATATTTTAACCACTTCACAAAAGTTAGGACAGTTTTGGCATTCAAAATTCTCGGTTTTTAATTCGGCATCTTTCACGTTAAAGCCCTTGAACCTGGTTTTATAAGGCTGTTTTTCCCGCTCAAAAGCTGCAATTAACGCTGCTCCTAAAGCTCCCATTACCTCAAAATAGGGCGGCACAATTACTTCGGTACAAAGCGCCCGCCTAAACGCTTCTCGCATGGCAATGTTGGCCGCCACACCGCCCTGAAAAACAATTTTATCGTAAAGCTTTTTGCCCTTAGCTAAATTGTTTAAATAGTTTCTTACCAGAGCATCGCAAAGGCCCGCGAGAATATCTTCAATACTTAAGCCCAATTGTTGCTTGTGAATCATATCGGACTCGGCAAATACCGCACACCGCCCGGCTATCCGCACCGGATTCTGGGCTTTTAACGCTATTTCTCCAAATTTTTCAATAGGAATGTTAAGCCTTTGCGCCTGCTGGTCCAAAAACGAACCGGTACCGGCCGCACACACGGTATTCATCGCAAAATCGGTTACTACACCATCTTTTAAGAGAATAAGCTTGGAATCCTGTCCACCAATTTCTAAGATGGTTCGTACTCCGGGTACCAAATAGTTAGCAGCCACCGCATGGGCAGTTATTTCGTTTTTCACGGTATCTGCTCCTAACACCAACGCTGCCAACTGCCGGCCGCTTCCGGTTGTCCCCACCCCTAATATTTCTTCTTCTTTGATTCGGTCGTAAATTTTTCTTAAACCTTCTTTTAAGGCAACAAGAGGCCGGCCGTTCGTTCTCAAATAAATTGCTTCCAGAATTTCCTTTTCTTCATTAATCACCACTAAATTGGTACTTACCGAACCTACATCAATTCCCAGAAATACGCCTTTTTTCATGATTTCCTCCTTTCTGGCGAAAACTTAAAAGGTCACAAAAAGCTTCCAACCGGGTGATAAGCCCGGCCTCACCGGTATGTTCATCAACCACCAAAGATAAGACCGGGATATCCTCGACTTCGCTTACCGCCGGCAGAACTGCTTGAGCAACAATTTCCGGCATACAGGTAAAAGGTAAGAGCTGAATTACCCCATCGAATCCCTGTTTTTTTAAGTATTTAACTCCGCCTACCGTTTCCTGCCCGTGTCCCCCCACAAAATGGCAAAGAAAGGGCGGTGCTTCCTTCACAATTTCTTTATGCCGGCTATAGTTTTTAAAAAGTCCCAGAAAAAGGTGGTCGTTCACCCATTCACTTAAATAAATGGTGCGTTGCACTTCCACTCCCAGGTTGCCAAGATATCGTTCGATATTAAAGTTGGTAAAGGGTTCTAAGAGGGTAAAAATCTCCCCAACCACTCCTATCTTTAACACCTTGCGGGCCAAATCCATGGGTATCCTTGCCAAAGCCACGACTGCTTGATTTACCGCTTCTTCGATTTCCTTTTCCTCTCGAGCCCGATTTAAATTTTGCAAAAACTCCTGCCACACCCGGTCAGTTGCCCCCTTGGTAATTTCCCGGGCTCTAAAAAAGGCTACTTTTTTTTCAATTTCATCGGCAGCTTTTATTTTTAAAAATCCTTTTTTAACCGCCCTTATAACCTGAAAAATTGGTTTATTATCGGTAATTTTTTTTAGTTTAGCGATAAACTCCATAATGTTTCTTTCGGGTGGTTCTAACACTAAAAGGTCATAATTAATCCCCAAATCCTTTAATATTTCCTGCTCCACATATGCGTAATAACCAAAGCGGCAGGGGCCAGTTCCTCCTGCCATGAGGATTGTATCGGCACCCAGTTCATACGCCTCAATAAAATTCCCGAGGTTAAGCTTTAAAGGCAGGCAGGCAAATTCCGGTCCGTACTTAGTACCCAGAGTTAAGGTTTTTTTGGTAATGGGCGGAGGTAGGACCACTTCTACCCCCAGTTCTTCTAACATTGCTTTTACCCCTATAGCCATATTACCCATGTGCGGGTAGGTAACTTTCACCGGCAAAACTCCTTTCCACCGTCATATCCCAAAAAGCTTCAAGACGGGTTACAAGTCCCGCCTCACCGGTGTGTTCGTCAATGGTAAGGTTTAAAAAAGGTAAGGAAAATTTTCTTCTCAAATACCGGCCCGTAAGTTCGGTTATTATTGAATCAGGTCCGCAGCCAAAAGAATTTAAACTTATTATCCCTTTTAACGGGTAATTTTCAGCGAGATAAATACTGCCACCAAAGTTTTTAATCGCAAAACTCCAAAAGGGTTTTTTGGGTAGAATCCCAGCTTTTTTTACCGCTTCCGCAAAGGGAACGTTATCAGGAGTTAAAACTTCTCCTCCAAACCGGCGAATTTTTTTTATTAAATCCATACTGGCATGACGGTCATTAATATTGTAGGCATGACCCACCACCGCAAAAAGCGGTTTCTTTAAGTCCGGCACATAATTTTGCTTCCCATCAATTAAATCCAGCGGTTGATATCCAAGGTACTTTTTTTGCAAATAAGCTTTTTGATTTTTCCAGGCTGCATAAATCGCTCGCATTATTTTCATACCGTTTGGCGTAATTTTTTTCCCAAGAACATAAACCCCCCGGTAAAAATCTTCTCCCTTTCGATAGGCCGTTAAGTCATGGGAAAGAACATTTTGGGCTTTTAAGCGAAAGATAATCATTTCGGGCAATCCCAAAAATTTCGGGCAGATGTAAGTACGCCGGTATTCACTAACATAGCGGGGTATAAAGAGATAATCTACCCGGTCTTTTAAAAACCGCGCATGGCCGAAAAAAACTTTAACCGGCAAACAGGCATCATCTACCGCCGCTTCTACCCCCAAGTTAAGGGTCTCCTTATCGGTAGGTTTTGAGGTTACAACATCTACTCCCAACTCTTGGAAAAAAGTTTCCCAAAAGGGATAATAATCGTAAAAATATAAACCTCGCGGAATACCTATTTTCATCTAACCACCCCATCTTTAAGAGCATTTCCAGGGAAAAAAATTTTTATACCTACCCCTTGGGTTTAAAGATAAGGGCAATTATATAACCGGCAATAATCGCCACCGAAATACCCGTGGCGGTATTTGCTATTCCGCCCCCCAAAAGCCCTAATATCCCTTTTTGTTTAAATCCTTCTATTGCTCCCTGCGTCAGTAAATGCCCAAAACCAGTTAATGGTAAAGTTGCCCCGGTACCGGCAAGTTCTACTAATTTTTCGTAAACTCCAAAACCGGAAATAAGTGCACCGGCAGTTACAAAGCTAACCAAAACATGGGCAGGAGTCACCCGAAAGCTTGTGAGATCCATCATTAACTGGCCAATCACGC is a window encoding:
- a CDS encoding acyl-CoA dehydratase activase; this encodes MKKGVFLGIDVGSVSTNLVVINEEKEILEAIYLRTNGRPLVALKEGLRKIYDRIKEEEILGVGTTGSGRQLAALVLGADTVKNEITAHAVAANYLVPGVRTILEIGGQDSKLILLKDGVVTDFAMNTVCAAGTGSFLDQQAQRLNIPIEKFGEIALKAQNPVRIAGRCAVFAESDMIHKQQLGLSIEDILAGLCDALVRNYLNNLAKGKKLYDKIVFQGGVAANIAMREAFRRALCTEVIVPPYFEVMGALGAALIAAFEREKQPYKTRFKGFNVKDAELKTENFECQNCPNFCEVVKIYEDYEVVGYLNDRCGRYSQMNNKKLAGIG
- the lysA gene encoding diaminopimelate decarboxylase, with the translated sequence MRFTGTMRVNEKGHLEIGGVDTVDLAREFGTPLYILDEEEFRKNCREYYQNFTQKHPGSLAIYAGKTLLTTAICRLVEEEGLGLDVVSGGELYTAIKADFPLHKVYFHGNNKSPEEIRLGVEAGVGRFVVDNLYELYLLNDIAKSYKVRQPILLRVSPGIEAHTHEYIKTGQIDSKFGFPIETGQAMDAAQRALELDGIELKGFHCHIGSQIFELESFAHTVEVMTAFMAEVFKATGFMTEELDLGGGLGIYYAEGDNPPTVAAMAETIFTTLESQCQKLGLKVPKVIVEPGRSIAGPAGSTLYTIGAIKDIPGIRTYVAVDGGMGDNPRPALYQAKYEAIVANKANDQPVKLVSIAGKCCESGDMLIWDIELAEIKPGDLLLVSNTGAYNYSMAMNYNRLPRPAMVLVGGGKAELIVRRETYDDLLSHDLIPAHLKTRKVVTMY
- the spoVAE gene encoding stage V sporulation protein AE, giving the protein MDFLLSFLVGGVICVIGQLMMDLTSFRVTPAHVLVSFVTAGALISGFGVYEKLVELAGTGATLPLTGFGHLLTQGAIEGFKQKGILGLLGGGIANTATGISVAIIAGYIIALIFKPKG
- a CDS encoding acyl-CoA dehydratase activase-related protein codes for the protein MKIGIPRGLYFYDYYPFWETFFQELGVDVVTSKPTDKETLNLGVEAAVDDACLPVKVFFGHARFLKDRVDYLFIPRYVSEYRRTYICPKFLGLPEMIIFRLKAQNVLSHDLTAYRKGEDFYRGVYVLGKKITPNGMKIMRAIYAAWKNQKAYLQKKYLGYQPLDLIDGKQNYVPDLKKPLFAVVGHAYNINDRHASMDLIKKIRRFGGEVLTPDNVPFAEAVKKAGILPKKPFWSFAIKNFGGSIYLAENYPLKGIISLNSFGCGPDSIITELTGRYLRRKFSLPFLNLTIDEHTGEAGLVTRLEAFWDMTVERSFAGESYLPAHG
- a CDS encoding GerAB/ArcD/ProY family transporter, with amino-acid sequence MKISWGEGVALIIGATVGSGIISLPAVMAEAAKSSGWLLIFPGGFINFLSLLTIVVVQSYWPDQTFIEYGEKLYGKFLSRFFALIFVYYFLWLASLVLRVFTDFAADTLLEETPTYIMIMLFLLLFFYFCNSGYETVKNINVIFMFIKLALLFVVTFFIINKWEVEYLKPVINPEINLLKGIFGSVFSFSGFSIFLYFAKDFRDLKDGIKASVVGMGLVTLIYAAVCLVGLMIFGPESLARMRYPSYEIIKMLNIGYVVYRLDSLLIGGWMTAIFTVAGLNIFAALLVLRKAFGQKDYRHLTAPILLLVFFWAIAPQNIAEVKDDLGTLSWLAFFLEVIFPYILLLLTIIKKRKST